One Vulpes lagopus strain Blue_001 chromosome 18, ASM1834538v1, whole genome shotgun sequence DNA window includes the following coding sequences:
- the HRH3 gene encoding histamine H3 receptor isoform X2, translated as MERASPDGPLNASGALAGEAAAAGGARGFSAAWTAVLAALMALLIVATVLGNALVMLAFVADSSLRTQNNFFLLNLAISDFLVGAFCIPLYVPYVLTGRWPFSRGLCKLWLVVDYLLCTSSVFNIVLISYDRFLSVTRAVSYRAQQGDTRRAVQKMVLVWVLAFLLYGPAILSWEHLSGGSSIPEGHCYAEFFYNWYFLITASTLEFFTPFLSVTFFNLSIYLNIQRRTRVRLDGARDPEPAPEAQPSPPPAAPGCWGCWHKGRGEAVPLHRYGVGVGEAAPGAEAGEAALGGGSGGGAAASPTSSSGSSSRGAERPRSLKRGSKPSASSASLEKRMKMVSQSITQRFRLSRDKKVAKSLAVIVSIFGLCWAPYTLLMIIRAACHGHCVPDYWYETSFWLLWANSAVNPVLYPLCHYSFRRAFTKLLCPQKLKIQPHGSLERCWKKMKKKTRP; from the exons ATGGAGCGCGCGTCGCCCGACGGGCCGCTGAACGCGTCGGGGGCGCTGGCGGGCGAGGCTGCGGCtgcgggcggggcgcgcggctTCTCGGCCGCCTGGACCGCGGTGCTGGCCGCGCTCATGGCGCTGCTCATCGTGGCCACGGTGCTCGGCAACGCGCTGGTCATGCTCGCCTTCGTGGCCGACTCGAGCCTCCGCACCCAGAACAACTTCTTCCTGCTCAACCTCGCCATCTCCGACTTCCTCGTGG GGGCCTTCTGCATCCCACTCTATGTGCCCTATGTGCTGACCGGCCGCTGGCCCTTTAGCCGGGGTCTCTGCAAGCTGTGGCTGGTGGTGGACTATCTGCTGTGCACCTCCTCTGTCTTCAACATTGTGCTCATCAGCTACGACCGCTTCCTGTCGGTCACCCGCGCT GTGTCCTACCGGGCCCAGCAGGGTGACACCCGGCGGGCGGTGCAGAAGATGGTGCTGGTGTGGGTGCTGGCCTTCCTGCTGTACGGGCCGGCCATCCTGAGCTGGGAGCACCTGTCCGGCGGCAGCTCCATCCCCGAGGGCCACTGCTACGCCGAGTTCTTCTACAACTGGTACTTCCTCATCACGGCCTCCACGCTGGAGTTCTTCACGCCCTTCCTCAGCGTCACGTTCTTCAACCTGAGCATCTACCTGAACATCCAGAGGCGCACCCGCGTCCGGCTGGACGGGGCGCGTGACCCCGAGCCCGCGCCCGAGGCCCAGCCCTCCCCGCCGCCGGCCGCGCCCGGCTGCTGGGGCTGTTGGCACAAGGGGCGAGGGGAGGCCGTGCCGCTGCACAGGTACGGGGTCGGGGTGGGCGAGGCAGCCCCCGGCGCCGAGGCTGGGGAGGCGGCCCTGGGGGGCGGCAGCGGCGGGGGCGCCGCGGCCTCGCCCACCTCCAGCTCTGGCAGCTCCTCCCGGGGCGCAGAGCGGCCGCGCTCGCTCAAGCGGGGCTCCAAGCCGTCCGCGTCCTCCGCGTCGCTGGAGAAGCGCATGAAGATGGTGTCCCAGAGCATCACCCAGCGCTTCCGGCTGTCGCGGGACAAGAAGGTGGCCAAGTCGCTGGCCGTCATCGTGAGCATCTTCGGGCTCTGCTGGGCCCCGTACACGCTCCTGATGATCATTCGGGCCGCCTGCCACGGCCACTGCGTCCCTGACTACTGGTACGAGACGTCCTTCTGGCTGCTGTGGGCCAACTCGGCCGTCAACCCGGTCCTCTACCCCCTCTGCCACTACAGTTTCCGACGAGCCTTCACCAAGCTGCTCTGCCCCCAGAAGCTCAAGATCCAGCCCCACGGCTCCCTGGAGCGCTGCTGGAA gaagatgaagaagaaaacacGTCCGTGA
- the HRH3 gene encoding histamine H3 receptor isoform X3, whose product MERASPDGPLNASGALAGEAAAAGGARGFSAAWTAVLAALMALLIVATVLGNALVMLAFVADSSLRTQNNFFLLNLAISDFLVGAFCIPLYVPYVLTGRWPFSRGLCKLWLVVDYLLCTSSVFNIVLISYDRFLSVTRAVSYRAQQGDTRRAVQKMVLVWVLAFLLYGPAILSWEHLSGGSSIPEGHCYAEFFYNWYFLITASTLEFFTPFLSVTFFNLSIYLNIQRRTRVRLDGARDPEPAPEAQPSPPPAAPGCWGCWHKGRGEAVPLHRYGVGVGEAAPGAEAGEAALGGGSGGGAAASPTSSSGSSSRGAERPRSLKRGSKPSASSASLEKRMKMVSQSITQRFRLSRDKKVAKSLAVIVSIFGLCWAPYTLLMIIRAACHGHCVPDYWYETSFWLLWANSAVNPVLYPLCHYSFRRAFTKLLCPQKLKIQPHGSLERCWK is encoded by the exons ATGGAGCGCGCGTCGCCCGACGGGCCGCTGAACGCGTCGGGGGCGCTGGCGGGCGAGGCTGCGGCtgcgggcggggcgcgcggctTCTCGGCCGCCTGGACCGCGGTGCTGGCCGCGCTCATGGCGCTGCTCATCGTGGCCACGGTGCTCGGCAACGCGCTGGTCATGCTCGCCTTCGTGGCCGACTCGAGCCTCCGCACCCAGAACAACTTCTTCCTGCTCAACCTCGCCATCTCCGACTTCCTCGTGG GGGCCTTCTGCATCCCACTCTATGTGCCCTATGTGCTGACCGGCCGCTGGCCCTTTAGCCGGGGTCTCTGCAAGCTGTGGCTGGTGGTGGACTATCTGCTGTGCACCTCCTCTGTCTTCAACATTGTGCTCATCAGCTACGACCGCTTCCTGTCGGTCACCCGCGCT GTGTCCTACCGGGCCCAGCAGGGTGACACCCGGCGGGCGGTGCAGAAGATGGTGCTGGTGTGGGTGCTGGCCTTCCTGCTGTACGGGCCGGCCATCCTGAGCTGGGAGCACCTGTCCGGCGGCAGCTCCATCCCCGAGGGCCACTGCTACGCCGAGTTCTTCTACAACTGGTACTTCCTCATCACGGCCTCCACGCTGGAGTTCTTCACGCCCTTCCTCAGCGTCACGTTCTTCAACCTGAGCATCTACCTGAACATCCAGAGGCGCACCCGCGTCCGGCTGGACGGGGCGCGTGACCCCGAGCCCGCGCCCGAGGCCCAGCCCTCCCCGCCGCCGGCCGCGCCCGGCTGCTGGGGCTGTTGGCACAAGGGGCGAGGGGAGGCCGTGCCGCTGCACAGGTACGGGGTCGGGGTGGGCGAGGCAGCCCCCGGCGCCGAGGCTGGGGAGGCGGCCCTGGGGGGCGGCAGCGGCGGGGGCGCCGCGGCCTCGCCCACCTCCAGCTCTGGCAGCTCCTCCCGGGGCGCAGAGCGGCCGCGCTCGCTCAAGCGGGGCTCCAAGCCGTCCGCGTCCTCCGCGTCGCTGGAGAAGCGCATGAAGATGGTGTCCCAGAGCATCACCCAGCGCTTCCGGCTGTCGCGGGACAAGAAGGTGGCCAAGTCGCTGGCCGTCATCGTGAGCATCTTCGGGCTCTGCTGGGCCCCGTACACGCTCCTGATGATCATTCGGGCCGCCTGCCACGGCCACTGCGTCCCTGACTACTGGTACGAGACGTCCTTCTGGCTGCTGTGGGCCAACTCGGCCGTCAACCCGGTCCTCTACCCCCTCTGCCACTACAGTTTCCGACGAGCCTTCACCAAGCTGCTCTGCCCCCAGAAGCTCAAGATCCAGCCCCACGGCTCCCTGGAGCGCTGCTGGAAGTGA
- the HRH3 gene encoding histamine H3 receptor isoform X1 yields the protein MERASPDGPLNASGALAGEAAAAGGARGFSAAWTAVLAALMALLIVATVLGNALVMLAFVADSSLRTQNNFFLLNLAISDFLVGAFCIPLYVPYVLTGRWPFSRGLCKLWLVVDYLLCTSSVFNIVLISYDRFLSVTRAVSYRAQQGDTRRAVQKMVLVWVLAFLLYGPAILSWEHLSGGSSIPEGHCYAEFFYNWYFLITASTLEFFTPFLSVTFFNLSIYLNIQRRTRVRLDGARDPEPAPEAQPSPPPAAPGCWGCWHKGRGEAVPLHRYGVGVGEAAPGAEAGEAALGGGSGGGAAASPTSSSGSSSRGAERPRSLKRGSKPSASSASLEKRMKMVSQSITQRFRLSRDKKVAKSLAVIVSIFGLCWAPYTLLMIIRAACHGHCVPDYWYETSFWLLWANSAVNPVLYPLCHYSFRRAFTKLLCPQKLKIQPHGSLERCWNYCLVSFPKQVTQRLPPHVRTPAHCPPPNEPGPLAPLLRVPCSSPGTSNFIPPPPTPSAPKVSSATREPRGRSLLFHSGCFRKMKKKTRP from the exons ATGGAGCGCGCGTCGCCCGACGGGCCGCTGAACGCGTCGGGGGCGCTGGCGGGCGAGGCTGCGGCtgcgggcggggcgcgcggctTCTCGGCCGCCTGGACCGCGGTGCTGGCCGCGCTCATGGCGCTGCTCATCGTGGCCACGGTGCTCGGCAACGCGCTGGTCATGCTCGCCTTCGTGGCCGACTCGAGCCTCCGCACCCAGAACAACTTCTTCCTGCTCAACCTCGCCATCTCCGACTTCCTCGTGG GGGCCTTCTGCATCCCACTCTATGTGCCCTATGTGCTGACCGGCCGCTGGCCCTTTAGCCGGGGTCTCTGCAAGCTGTGGCTGGTGGTGGACTATCTGCTGTGCACCTCCTCTGTCTTCAACATTGTGCTCATCAGCTACGACCGCTTCCTGTCGGTCACCCGCGCT GTGTCCTACCGGGCCCAGCAGGGTGACACCCGGCGGGCGGTGCAGAAGATGGTGCTGGTGTGGGTGCTGGCCTTCCTGCTGTACGGGCCGGCCATCCTGAGCTGGGAGCACCTGTCCGGCGGCAGCTCCATCCCCGAGGGCCACTGCTACGCCGAGTTCTTCTACAACTGGTACTTCCTCATCACGGCCTCCACGCTGGAGTTCTTCACGCCCTTCCTCAGCGTCACGTTCTTCAACCTGAGCATCTACCTGAACATCCAGAGGCGCACCCGCGTCCGGCTGGACGGGGCGCGTGACCCCGAGCCCGCGCCCGAGGCCCAGCCCTCCCCGCCGCCGGCCGCGCCCGGCTGCTGGGGCTGTTGGCACAAGGGGCGAGGGGAGGCCGTGCCGCTGCACAGGTACGGGGTCGGGGTGGGCGAGGCAGCCCCCGGCGCCGAGGCTGGGGAGGCGGCCCTGGGGGGCGGCAGCGGCGGGGGCGCCGCGGCCTCGCCCACCTCCAGCTCTGGCAGCTCCTCCCGGGGCGCAGAGCGGCCGCGCTCGCTCAAGCGGGGCTCCAAGCCGTCCGCGTCCTCCGCGTCGCTGGAGAAGCGCATGAAGATGGTGTCCCAGAGCATCACCCAGCGCTTCCGGCTGTCGCGGGACAAGAAGGTGGCCAAGTCGCTGGCCGTCATCGTGAGCATCTTCGGGCTCTGCTGGGCCCCGTACACGCTCCTGATGATCATTCGGGCCGCCTGCCACGGCCACTGCGTCCCTGACTACTGGTACGAGACGTCCTTCTGGCTGCTGTGGGCCAACTCGGCCGTCAACCCGGTCCTCTACCCCCTCTGCCACTACAGTTTCCGACGAGCCTTCACCAAGCTGCTCTGCCCCCAGAAGCTCAAGATCCAGCCCCACGGCTCCCTGGAGCGCTGCTGGAA TTACTGCTTGGTGTCCTTCCCGAAGCAAGTGACGCAGCGTCTGCCCCCGCACGTGCGCACACCTGCACACTGTCCCCCCCCAAACGAGCCTGGGCCGTTGGCTCCGCTGCTGCGTGTCCCCTGCTCAAGCCCAGGCACCAGCAACTTCATCCCTCCGCCTCCAACCCCCTCTGCCCCCAAAGTGTCCAGTGCCACCCGGGAACCTCGCGGCCGTTCTCTGCTCTTCCATTCTGGGTGTTtcaggaagatgaagaagaaaacacGTCCGTGA